From Nitrospinota bacterium, one genomic window encodes:
- a CDS encoding sulfite exporter TauE/SafE family protein, giving the protein MEAVLGFFIAFAIAITGVGAGTITAPVLMLFLGVEPAIAVGTALVFSFIVKIPAGISYYAKRKADIPTLLMMAAGGVPGVIVGTFLLGHLAQNKELKTIILTIVGAIVLLSAIMNITLMVKRVDLSSHHKTLKPLIPLFTFFIGMEVGFSSAGAGALGTLLLLYTTNLFACTVIGTDILFGLVLSAVGGGLHLGMGSVDHMLTLKLAAGGIFGALAGVHFASMIPTRPLRFALLAWLIFIGSQLLYRGITG; this is encoded by the coding sequence ATGGAAGCCGTTCTCGGGTTCTTTATAGCCTTCGCCATCGCCATCACCGGCGTGGGGGCCGGCACCATCACCGCGCCGGTGCTGATGCTTTTCCTTGGCGTGGAACCCGCCATCGCCGTCGGAACGGCGCTCGTCTTCTCCTTTATCGTGAAAATCCCCGCCGGGATATCGTATTACGCCAAAAGAAAGGCCGATATTCCCACACTGCTGATGATGGCGGCCGGCGGTGTGCCGGGGGTCATCGTGGGTACCTTCCTGCTCGGCCATCTGGCCCAGAACAAGGAGCTTAAAACGATCATCCTCACCATCGTCGGCGCGATCGTCCTTCTGTCCGCCATCATGAACATCACGCTGATGGTGAAACGGGTTGATCTTTCCAGCCATCACAAAACCCTCAAACCGCTTATCCCGCTCTTCACCTTTTTCATCGGGATGGAAGTCGGCTTCAGTTCCGCTGGCGCGGGGGCGCTCGGCACCCTTCTGCTGCTCTATACCACCAACCTCTTCGCCTGCACCGTTATCGGCACCGACATACTTTTCGGGCTGGTTCTTTCAGCGGTGGGGGGCGGACTCCACTTGGGCATGGGGAGCGTCGATCACATGCTGACGCTGAAACTGGCGGCGGGAGGAATATTCGGGGCCTTGGCGGGAGTTCATTTCGCCTCGATGATCCCCACGCGCCCCTTGCGCTTCGCGCTGCTGGCGTGGCTCATCTTCATCGGCTCGCAGCTCCTCTACCGCGGCATCACCGGCTGA
- a CDS encoding phosphoadenylyl-sulfate reductase: MSKATENLKELVETLHFGEKVARAEHLLRSYYDLYGDQAVVANSLGKDSMVVWDMALRVNPNAKGFIVTTPFKPQQTKDYMAALMKKHPDNLRLFQSDRAPDELYKTDPDQCCDVYKVEPVRRAVEEMKVKCWITGLRCTEGRTRTDYLEVEERDKGLIKLNPILLFKEREIWQYLAVYAVPANELYKHGFRSLGCSPCTSITADDNERAGRWIGTSKCGGECGIHTRPLKAVAGTEA; the protein is encoded by the coding sequence ATGAGCAAGGCAACCGAGAACCTCAAAGAACTGGTCGAAACGCTGCACTTCGGGGAAAAAGTGGCGCGCGCGGAACATCTTCTGCGCAGCTACTATGACCTCTACGGCGATCAGGCCGTGGTGGCCAACTCGCTGGGCAAGGACAGCATGGTGGTGTGGGACATGGCGCTGCGGGTGAACCCGAACGCCAAGGGATTCATCGTCACCACGCCGTTCAAGCCGCAGCAGACCAAGGACTACATGGCCGCCCTGATGAAAAAACATCCGGACAATTTAAGGCTGTTCCAGTCCGACCGCGCCCCGGACGAGCTTTATAAGACGGATCCCGACCAGTGCTGCGACGTTTACAAGGTCGAGCCGGTCCGCCGCGCCGTGGAAGAGATGAAGGTCAAGTGCTGGATCACCGGCCTGCGCTGCACCGAGGGGCGTACCCGCACCGACTATCTGGAAGTGGAAGAGCGCGACAAGGGGCTGATCAAGCTGAACCCGATACTCCTTTTCAAGGAGCGGGAGATCTGGCAGTACCTGGCGGTCTACGCCGTGCCGGCGAACGAGCTATACAAGCACGGATTCCGCTCGCTCGGCTGCTCGCCCTGCACCAGCATCACCGCCGACGATAACGAGCGGGCCGGTCGCTGGATTGGCACCTCGAAGTGCGGCGGCGAATGCGGCATCCACACCAGGCCACTGAAGGCGGTGGCGGGTACCGAAGCTTAA
- a CDS encoding sulfurtransferase TusA family protein: MAEIAADKFIDIANEVCPMSFVLTKLALDEMEDGQVLELICQAGDPVRNISIQLKDEGHLIVSVKKEADGNFRLKIKKNG; this comes from the coding sequence ATGGCGGAAATTGCGGCGGACAAATTCATAGATATCGCCAACGAGGTATGCCCGATGTCGTTCGTGCTTACCAAGCTGGCGCTGGATGAAATGGAGGACGGACAGGTGCTGGAACTTATCTGTCAGGCCGGCGACCCGGTGCGCAACATCTCCATCCAGCTGAAGGATGAAGGGCATTTGATCGTCAGCGTGAAAAAAGAGGCGGATGGGAACTTCCGCCTGAAAATAAAAAAGAACGGTTAA